The Gavia stellata isolate bGavSte3 chromosome 1, bGavSte3.hap2, whole genome shotgun sequence genome has a segment encoding these proteins:
- the LOC104259150 gene encoding cell surface glycoprotein CD200 receptor 1-B, translating into MAQTWAVLAALLFLLINLVEGPAYNMVSVEAGHEAVLSCPYVSKVSLLMVTWKMKCSACCLLAYRSDHNETRKLNCSERMMWKYSPSSDPALRIYPVNLGDEGNYTCEIASSAGNFLFFSSLTVIVPPTVTLTCDERRVVVCQASAGKPAADISWIPASNHSTMEEVHHPNGTVTRVSYTGWVNSTLPTVTCLVTHPATNQTLSLDLSYTSPRLPYLLIGGSASVAAVSGVTLCLIFRCRAFRLRKSARGLAVPFATKNFRSTPSHEKTDAVKPPALSESIYQNYNPRMIYMGY; encoded by the exons ATGGCTCAGACATGGGCAGTTCTGGCTGCACTCCTTTTCTTGCTAATCAATCTGGTTGAAGGGCCAG CTTACAACATGGTGAGTGTGGAGGCTGGTCATGAGGCTGTGTTGAGTTGCCCTTACGTCTCCAAGGTGTCTTTGCTAATGGTGACATGGAAGATGAAATGTAGCGCTTGCTGCTTGTTGGCCTATAGAAGTGATCACAATGAGACAAGGAAGTTAAACTGCAGTGAgaggatgatgtggaaatattCACCTAGCAGTGACCCTGCTCTTCGTATTTACCCTGTGAACCTTGGTGATGAGGGAAATTACACCTGTGAAATTGCCAGCAGTGcagggaattttctttttttctcttctctgactGTGATAG tCCCTCCTACAGTGACTCTGACCTGTGATGAGAGAAGGGTGGTTGTCTGTCAAGCATCTGCCGGAAAGCCAGCTGCTGACATCTCCTGGATCCCTGCAAGTAATCACAGCACCATGGAAGAAGTCCATCACCCCAATGGAACAGTGACCAGAGTGAGCTACACAGGCTGGGTCAACAGCACTCTTCCCACTGTCACCTGCCTGGTTACCCACCCAGCTACAAACCAGACTCTGTCCCTAGACCTGTCAT ACACTTCCCCCAGGCTTCCCTATCTCCTGATAGGAGGATCTGCAAGTGTTGCTGCTGTCAGTGGTGTTACTTTATGCTTGATTTTCAGGTGCAGAG CTTTCCGGTTACGTAAATCGGCACGTGGGTTGGCGGTACCATTTGCA ACTAAGAACTTCAGGTCCACACCATCACATGAGAAAACAGATGCAGTCAAGCCTCCTGCGTTATCGGAGAGTATCTATCAGAATTACAATCCAAGAATGATATATATGGGCTATTAA